From Companilactobacillus heilongjiangensis, one genomic window encodes:
- a CDS encoding aliphatic sulfonate ABC transporter substrate-binding protein, whose translation MSKKQKKFKKLIISVVLVFWAAIAIYGFKQTDAGAASSDLQTVTIGYQKGDPFDIAKERGKFVKKMKTKGYKVVWKEFQDGNSLMQALKAGSINYARTGDTPPVSALSTGTKLTYVAAGSSKAKGSGILVKNSSSISSIKDLKGKKVAYTKGTSSQYMLLAALKNAGLSASDITWVNMDQSSASVAFSKGKVDAWATWDPYTSQAEITQNAKLLTNGVGITNNRDYVLAMQSYAKDNTEVSKYLIKYLEEDMQWANNHHSELITMMSKSLKVSKKVVKKMVERRTYGISAMNSTYAKEEQQIADLFYSEGLIENKVTISDSGDYKNE comes from the coding sequence ATGAGTAAAAAACAGAAAAAATTTAAAAAGTTAATCATCAGTGTGGTGTTAGTTTTCTGGGCAGCCATTGCCATTTATGGATTCAAACAGACTGACGCCGGAGCTGCTAGTTCAGACTTACAGACTGTGACGATTGGTTATCAAAAGGGTGATCCTTTCGATATTGCCAAAGAACGTGGCAAATTCGTTAAAAAGATGAAGACTAAAGGATACAAAGTTGTCTGGAAAGAATTTCAAGATGGAAATTCTTTGATGCAAGCATTGAAGGCAGGCAGTATCAATTACGCAAGAACTGGTGATACACCGCCTGTTTCTGCACTCTCGACTGGAACGAAGTTAACCTATGTTGCAGCAGGTTCCTCAAAAGCCAAGGGTTCAGGAATTCTGGTTAAAAATAGTTCAAGTATTTCATCAATCAAAGATTTGAAAGGTAAGAAAGTCGCTTATACCAAGGGAACTAGCTCACAGTACATGCTATTAGCTGCTCTGAAAAATGCTGGACTTAGTGCCAGTGACATTACTTGGGTCAATATGGACCAATCCAGTGCCAGCGTTGCTTTCTCCAAGGGTAAAGTTGATGCGTGGGCGACATGGGATCCATATACTTCTCAAGCTGAAATTACACAAAATGCCAAACTTTTGACCAATGGTGTCGGAATTACGAATAATCGTGATTACGTTTTAGCCATGCAAAGTTATGCAAAAGATAATACTGAGGTTTCCAAGTACCTAATTAAGTATCTTGAAGAAGATATGCAGTGGGCCAATAACCATCACAGTGAATTGATAACGATGATGAGTAAGTCATTGAAAGTGTCAAAGAAAGTGGTTAAGAAGATGGTTGAACGCAGGACTTATGGTATTAGCGCGATGAACAGTACTTACGCCAAAGAAGAACAGCAAATTGCTGATTTATTCTATTCAGAAGGTTTAATTGAAAATAAAGTCACAATTAGTGATTCAGGAGATTATAAAAATGAATAA
- a CDS encoding helix-turn-helix domain-containing protein, with the protein MRIGEQLQQQRKLRNMSQNELADKLKISRQSISKWENGASLPSFSNVIAISELFDISLDELIKGDVDLMNKFEDDKIGLSKIETIFTVGFILVITSLIFIYSQGITVTSVDYWLPGLGIIFFIGFAANIKWSVFNKSLNKKAVFFGILLLVVIVVPYIMHEVPDILEGIREGSNY; encoded by the coding sequence ATGAGAATTGGAGAACAATTACAACAACAACGTAAATTACGGAATATGTCGCAAAACGAATTGGCTGATAAGCTGAAGATTTCTCGGCAATCAATTTCTAAATGGGAAAATGGTGCTTCGTTGCCTAGTTTTAGTAATGTGATTGCGATTAGTGAACTATTCGATATTTCTCTTGATGAACTGATTAAAGGGGACGTGGATTTAATGAATAAATTTGAAGACGATAAAATTGGTTTGAGTAAAATTGAAACTATTTTTACAGTAGGTTTCATTTTGGTTATTACCAGTTTGATTTTTATATATAGCCAAGGTATTACCGTTACCAGTGTAGATTATTGGCTGCCCGGCCTAGGAATCATCTTTTTCATAGGTTTTGCTGCCAATATCAAATGGAGTGTATTTAATAAAAGTCTTAATAAAAAAGCAGTGTTTTTTGGAATTTTATTGTTGGTCGTAATTGTTGTTCCGTATATTATGCATGAGGTTCCTGATATTTTAGAAGGTATCAGGGAAGGTAGTAATTATTGA